A stretch of DNA from Allomeiothermus silvanus DSM 9946:
CACGTCGCGGCTGGTCTGGATCAGGGGAGGAAGAAGAAAGTTCTCGATCTCGAACTTGATGCTCTGGTTGCTGATGGCGTTCACAAAGTCCCCCACCAGCACCCGGGGCTCCTGCGAGGTGCCCACCACCAAGCTGTTGTCCTGCGGCCCGGCCAGGGCCAAACCGGCCAACAACCCTACCCCCACGAAAGCTTGTATAACCCTTCGCCTCATAATCTCGTCTCCTCCTCAAATGGCTTATGCAAGTATACAGAGCGTATCCATTTTGTCTACTCCCCGCCGATTGCTCGGGGGGTGGCCCCGCCAGGCCCATCCTACGATCATCCCTGGTTTGTGCCCTATCCGCCCGTCCGGCGAGAGGCCGCCGAGTCTAGCGGCAATCCGGCCAGGCGGCGGCGGATCGCCTGGGCTTGCACCTCTTTGGGGTAGGGGCAGTGGCGACACCTCGAGCCGCAACAGTACCCCCGGCGCAGGTGGTAGCGCTCGGTGAAAACGTACAGGCCGTTCTCGAGGTAGTAGTCGAGCCCTTCTTGAAGTTCGGTCTTGTTCATAACACCACAGGGTTTGTGCCTCGAGCCCATCCGACGAACCCTTCTGAATAACCCACGCTCATCGGCTTACCCAGGCGTACAACGGGGTCTCGACGAATTCCGGCGGGCCGTCCAGGTAGATGCGCAACCCTGGCAAGATCAGGGTTTGGCCGATCCGGTCGAACTCCCAGGGGTCTGCGCTGAGCGAGTAAACCAAAGCCTCACTGGGCGGAATCCCGCTACGGATTAGCCCAGGTCCCGTCACTCGGGGTATGGGCGGTCCATCCCGAAGGGGGTCGTTCCCGTTTCGGCTTGAGCGGGTGCAGGTAGCTCCCACGTCCCGCACCACGGCGATGAACCGAGCCAGCCTGGGACCATCTTGGGTCTCCAGGCGCCGAATCTCACCTAAGTCGAGCACCAGCATCTGTTCGGTGACTTTGAGGCTAGCCATAAGGTCAATCCGGTCTTCTAGGTCGTTGGGCACCCGAATTGCTTCCCCCTAAAATCACGACCGGCTGGCCTTCCACCGGGTGCACCCGCACCATCGGGCCGTAGATATGGCTCAAGAGTTCCTGGGTGATGGCCTCTTGGGGCTCACCCTGGGCCACGATACGGCCTTCGGCCAGAAAGGCCACCCGGTCAGCCTGCCGGGCCAGATTGGGGTCGTGCATAACCGTAAGCACCCCGATTCCCTGCTGGCGCAGACCGGAGAGCAAGCACAGGAATTCGGCCTGGTGATGAAGGTCAAGGTGGGCAGTAGGCTCGTCCAGCAGGAGATATTTGGGTTTTGCCGCAAGCGAACGGGCCAACATGACCCGGGCCCGCTCTCCTCCAGAGAGGGTCGAAAGCGGGCGGCTACGGAACTCCCGCACCTGGGTCTGCTCCATTGCCCACCCCACCGCTTCCTGGTCGGCCTGGCCTTCCCGGCCCAACAAGCCCAGGTGCGGGGTACGGCCCAACCGCACTACCTCTTCCACGGTGAGTTCCTCCGGGTAAGGGCCGCTCTGCGGCAGGAAAGCTAGGGTTTGCCCCCGCAGCCAGCTGGAGACTTTTGCCAGGGGCCTCCCCTCAAGCACCACCCTACCCCTTTGCGGGCTCAGCAACCCAGCCATCACCCGCAGCAAGGTACTCTTCCCGCCCCCGTTGGGGCCCAAAAGGGCCAGCCACTCAGCCCTACGTAGCTCGAGGCTCACTTCCTGAAGCACGGGTTTTCCGGCGTAGGCGAAAGTCACGTTTTCAGCGGCTAAGGACGCAATACCCGGCGCTTCCCTCTGCCCCGGCCTCTCTTCGTTTGGAAAAGGGGGGCCAGGGTACGACGCAGGACGCAGGGCGTTAGACATTTCGTCTTCCCCTCCACAGCAAATACAGGAAAAACGGCCCGCCCAACATCGTCGTCACCACCCCTACCGGGAGTTCGGCCGGGCGGGTCAGGACTCGAGCCAATAGGTCCGCAGAGGTGAGCAGCACCGCACCGCCCAGCGCCGAAGCGGGAAGCAGCACCCGGTAATCCCCACCCACCAGCCGCCGCAGGGCATGGGGCGCTACCAGCCCCACAAAGCCGATGATCCCGGCATAAGCTACCGAGGCCGCTGTAAGCAACGTCGCCAGGCCAATCACCAGGAGTTTGAGACCCAGGAGGGGAAGCCCCAGGCTGCGGGCGGTCTCCTCGCCCAGGCTGAGCGCGTTGAGGGTGCGCCCCAAAATCCATAGGAACGGCAACGAAAGCACCAGGTAAAGGGCCATCGCCCGCACCCCCTCCCAGCCCATGAAGCTGAGGTTGCCCAGGGTGTAGGCCATTACCGCACGGATGCGGTCGGCGTCCTTGAGCATCAGGTAGGTGGTGAGCCCGGTCAGCACCGCGCCCACCACCACCCCGGCCAGAATCAGGTCGTGGGTGCGCGAAGCCCCGCCGGAGAGCACCAGGGTCAGGGCAACCGCCAACACCGCCCCGACGAAGGCAACAAGGGTCACATAGCTGGGCAAAGCGGCGAAGACCTGGCTGCTCGAGTAGGCCGCGCTCAGGGTCCCGGCCAGGCTCACCGCCAGCGTCACCCCGAAGGCCGCGCCCGCGGCTGAGCCCATCAGGTAAGGGTCGGCTAGGGGGTTTCTAAATAGCCCCTGGAAGGCTGCCCCAGCCAGCCCCAAAGCTGCCCCTACCCCCATCGCCCCCAGCACCCGCGGCAGCCTCAGATCGGTCACGATGGGGTTGTCCTCAGCTCCAACGAGGGCGCGTAGTATCTCGTTGGGGGAAACGTACACCGCCCCCTGCCCTACCCCGAGCACCAGGGCCAAGCCCAGCAAACCCACTAACCCCAGGAACACCCAAGCCCGCGCGTGGCCTCGCGGCGAGTGCTGCTGGCGTTCGGCGTTGATCACTTCAGCTCCGGGTGCAAGCAGGCAATCAGCAGTTTCAGTCCCTCCGCTACCCGGGGGCCAGGCCTCGAGAGCAGGTTGTCCGCCTCGCCGGTAAAGCCGCACACCCGGTTGGTCCGGATCGCCTGTATCTGGGCCCAGCCCGGTCGCTTGGCCAGATCAGCAGCCCCCGGATGGGTCAGCACGATCACCTGAGGGTTTTTCTGCACTACCAGTTCAGGGCTTATCCGGGGAAAGTTGCCTAGTTCCTTGGGAATAATATTTTGCCCCCGAGCCTTGGTGATCAATGTTCCGATAAACGAGTCGGGGCCAACGGTGTAAGGGGTGGGGTCGATCTCATAGTAGACGGTGGGGCGGTCCTTGGCCTTGGCCGCACGAGTCTCCTGGGCATAGATCTGCTGCTGGATCTGCGCGACGAGGCGCTCAGCAGCGGATTTTTGATTCAGGATCTCGCCTAGTAGCCGGGTGGTGCGGAAGATATCCTCATAAGACTCGGTCTTGACGGCAAAGGTGGTAATCCCCGAGCGCTCGAGCGGCTCCTGCAGCTTCCCGTACACCGAGATGAGCACCAAATCCGGCTTGAGCGCCACGATCTTCTCCGGGCTGGCATCAAAAAGCCCCCCCATCTTGGGCAGCTTCTTGACCGAGTCGGGCCAATCGGAAAAAGAATCGGTGGCCACCAGCCGCTCACAGGCCCCCATCGCGCACAAGGTCTCGGTGAGGGAGGGCAGCATGGTCACGATCTTCTTGGGTTCAGCCTGGAGGGTGACCCTCCGGCCCAAGTCGTCGGTGAGGGTTTTGGGGTACTGAGCAAAGCCAATAGCAGATAGCGAATAGCTAACTACCAAGAACAAAGACCAGAACAACTTGCGCATGCTTTACGCCTCCTTTCGCTCGGTTCGCGTGAGGGCATGAAAAACGCCCCTGGGAGTGGGGCGCGAATATGCGGTTTTCCCCGAAACTCCCCCTTCTTGCGAGAGGTGCCTTTCTTATCGGGTGGAAAGGCTTCCTGGCAGGCATTCGGACTTCGGGCGGTAACAGGTGGCTCGCTTCGCTTACCACCAGCCCCAATGCACCGTCACCGTTGCGCGACAGTACCGGAATGGCAAGATCAACCCTGCTTCACCGGATTTCCCCACTTTAAGCCTGAGCTACGCGCCCAGACACCAGGAATTCACCGAGCTGTATCGCCCTAGCGGGCTTATCCTCACCGTACACCCTTTACCGGTCCTTGACAAGGAGGCTCGCCTGAACCCGGACAAACACATGTGAGACTCTAAGCTGGGATAAAAAGAGGGGAACCGACCAGGAAAGGAGGTTCCCCAGGTGCAGTTTACCACCGTTGGCCGAGAGATATGGAGAGGCGCTAGACAAGCACAGAGGCTGGCCGAGGCCAACGCAAGCGACCCAGAGGTCCAGGAACGTCTGCGCAAGCTCCGACTGGTCAAAGCCCTGCGTGAAAGTAAAAAGAGCTGGAAGGAGATCCAGGACCTGGTCGGGATCAGCCGGGCCACCTACCACCGCTGGCAAAAAGCCCTAAAAGAAAAGGGCCTGGCTGGACTCAAACCCCGCTCCCGCCGCCCTAAGCACCTGCGCACAAAGGTCCACTGGACCCCAGGGCTGCTCATTAGAATAGAAACTCTCCGCAAGGAAAACCCCACCTGGGGACGCTGGTCCATCTGGCTTACCCTCCGCAAGGAGGGTTTCCAGATGAGCGAACGCACGGTGGGGCGCATCCTGGCCTACCTGGAGAAGCACCGACGTATCGAGAGCGTGGCCGGCTACCTGGCCCGGACTCAAAGAGGGAAGCTAAAGCGAAGGGTAAACCGGCCCTACGCCAAAAGGAAGCCCCGAGGATACGAGGCCAGGGCTCCTGGGGACCTGGTCCAGGTGGACACCCTCACCCTGACCTTAGGACCGGGAAGCATGGTCAAGCACTTCTCGGCGATTGACCTCCATAGCCGGTTTGTCCTGGCGGAGGTGCACAGCCGGGCCACGGCTAAGCTTTCTGAGGGGTTCTTGTCCTTGCTTCTGGCCAGGGCCCCTTTTCCCATCCGGGCCATCCAGGTGGATGGGGGCAGCGAGTTCATGGCCGAGTTTGAGGAGGCCTGCTGTGCTCTGGGGATTGCCTTGTTTGTGCTACCGCCGAGGAGTCCTAAACTCAATGGTCACGTGGAGCGGATGCAGCGGACCTTCAAGGAGGAGTTCTACACCCGGCCTTTGCCCACCCCGCTCAGCGAGCTGCAGGCAGAGCTGGATACCTACCTGGACTACTACAACCGCCGAAGGCCTCACATGGCCCTGGGGGGTCTTGCTCCGCTGGAGTTTTTGGCTAAGATGCAAGAGGAGTCGGTTCCTCAAAGAGTCTCAAATGTGTTGACCGATTACATCGCCTTGACAAGGCCCTCGCTTCCTCCTACACTAGCTTTTGCGTCTACATGACGCTATGCCGGGGTGGTGGAACTGGTAGACACGCTATCTTGAGGGGGTAGTGCCCGCTAGGGCGTAGGGGTTCAAGTCCCCTCCCCGGCACCAACAGGGCCAGATTGCGACCCGCACTTTTTGACCAAACCGCAAATCCCCGGCGTGAAAACCCGGGGGCGGGAAGTGGTTGGATCGGCTAGATCAGGTTTGGCGTACCCGGCCCGCTCTCGGGCGGGTTTTTTATTATGATCCATCCAAGGTTATCGACCCCGGCGGATGCGCAGCCGCCCATCATCGAAAAACCGTCCTTGGACTGGAAATGAAGATTATGCGATGGGAAAAGGGAATCCCAGTGTTTGGCCAGCACGATGCCCAGACTCTCAGCCAGCTTTGCGACGTGGCGAGCCGCGCCGAAAAGGCCGCGCTGATGGCTGACGGGCACCTCGGTTACATCATGCCGGTAGGTGGGGTGGTGGCCTACCGCAACAAGGTATCGGTGGCGGGGGTGGGATTCGACATCGCCTGTGGCAACGCCGCAATTCGCACCGATTTGAAGCTCGAGCAGATCCAGCCTCACCTCGAGGCCCTCGCCGATGAGATCGCCAGCACCATCTCCTTCGGCATCGGGCGTTCCAACAAGTCGGATGACGCCCCAATCCACCACCCTCTGTTCGAGGATCCGGCCTGGGAGGCCATCCCCGACAAGGGCGAGCAGGAGGCTCTGCGCGAGAAGGCCCGCGCCCAGCTCGGCACGGTG
This window harbors:
- a CDS encoding DUF5522 domain-containing protein gives rise to the protein MNKTELQEGLDYYLENGLYVFTERYHLRRGYCCGSRCRHCPYPKEVQAQAIRRRLAGLPLDSAASRRTGG
- a CDS encoding ABC transporter ATP-binding protein is translated as MSNALRPASYPGPPFPNEERPGQREAPGIASLAAENVTFAYAGKPVLQEVSLELRRAEWLALLGPNGGGKSTLLRVMAGLLSPQRGRVVLEGRPLAKVSSWLRGQTLAFLPQSGPYPEELTVEEVVRLGRTPHLGLLGREGQADQEAVGWAMEQTQVREFRSRPLSTLSGGERARVMLARSLAAKPKYLLLDEPTAHLDLHHQAEFLCLLSGLRQQGIGVLTVMHDPNLARQADRVAFLAEGRIVAQGEPQEAITQELLSHIYGPMVRVHPVEGQPVVILGGSNSGAQRPRRPD
- a CDS encoding FecCD family ABC transporter permease; the protein is MINAERQQHSPRGHARAWVFLGLVGLLGLALVLGVGQGAVYVSPNEILRALVGAEDNPIVTDLRLPRVLGAMGVGAALGLAGAAFQGLFRNPLADPYLMGSAAGAAFGVTLAVSLAGTLSAAYSSSQVFAALPSYVTLVAFVGAVLAVALTLVLSGGASRTHDLILAGVVVGAVLTGLTTYLMLKDADRIRAVMAYTLGNLSFMGWEGVRAMALYLVLSLPFLWILGRTLNALSLGEETARSLGLPLLGLKLLVIGLATLLTAASVAYAGIIGFVGLVAPHALRRLVGGDYRVLLPASALGGAVLLTSADLLARVLTRPAELPVGVVTTMLGGPFFLYLLWRGRRNV
- a CDS encoding ABC transporter substrate-binding protein, producing the protein MRKLFWSLFLVVSYSLSAIGFAQYPKTLTDDLGRRVTLQAEPKKIVTMLPSLTETLCAMGACERLVATDSFSDWPDSVKKLPKMGGLFDASPEKIVALKPDLVLISVYGKLQEPLERSGITTFAVKTESYEDIFRTTRLLGEILNQKSAAERLVAQIQQQIYAQETRAAKAKDRPTVYYEIDPTPYTVGPDSFIGTLITKARGQNIIPKELGNFPRISPELVVQKNPQVIVLTHPGAADLAKRPGWAQIQAIRTNRVCGFTGEADNLLSRPGPRVAEGLKLLIACLHPELK
- a CDS encoding integrase core domain-containing protein, with amino-acid sequence MQFTTVGREIWRGARQAQRLAEANASDPEVQERLRKLRLVKALRESKKSWKEIQDLVGISRATYHRWQKALKEKGLAGLKPRSRRPKHLRTKVHWTPGLLIRIETLRKENPTWGRWSIWLTLRKEGFQMSERTVGRILAYLEKHRRIESVAGYLARTQRGKLKRRVNRPYAKRKPRGYEARAPGDLVQVDTLTLTLGPGSMVKHFSAIDLHSRFVLAEVHSRATAKLSEGFLSLLLARAPFPIRAIQVDGGSEFMAEFEEACCALGIALFVLPPRSPKLNGHVERMQRTFKEEFYTRPLPTPLSELQAELDTYLDYYNRRRPHMALGGLAPLEFLAKMQEESVPQRVSNVLTDYIALTRPSLPPTLAFAST